In the genome of Triticum urartu cultivar G1812 unplaced genomic scaffold, Tu2.1 TuUngrouped_contig_183, whole genome shotgun sequence, the window TAATGTTTCAAAAATGTTAAGGATCTCCTTATTTATAATTGTCTTATCTAGTATTTTTACTAGTAAATAATAGTAATCACTTAATGTTTCCAAAACAAAGATGTTACTTTTGTGACGTTTGCTTAGAGGTATGGCCTATATTTGGAAGAAAAGCGCAAAACATAAATGTTCTATAAGTGGAGAAATAGATGATGACCCCGCATTCTTCTCAATATAAACCACAGAGCTCGGGCATGGATGACACACCAACTCATTGCATTTCACTAGCTTTACATGCCAAAGATTATGTGGACCGCCATGAAGCTTACCGTCTTCTTttctctcctccctctcctcacCATCTCCCTCCCTTGCATTGCCAGCAATACCATCCAGCTAGTTTACGACACAGAAGGCGAGCCACTAAACAGCTACAATGCCTACTACGTCCTCCCAGCCAAACATATAGATGACAAGTTGTTCCTCACAACTAAGCGCATTCATCATCATGGCTGCCTATACCATGTTGTCCTCGAGAGCAACATGACTATTCGAACCAACATGGAGTTCACACCattgccaccaccaccaccaccaccgagAGATGTAAACATTGTGCCTATCCACTTGTCGAGCGACGTATGGATCGAGACTAATGATCTATCTAGTTTATGTGCAAAGATGTTGCCTTGGCACCTGACGGATCAAACACCAAATTCATCGTTAGGATCGACTCAGTATGTGGCGGCAGGGAACAAGGAGGGCACATGGTCGCCCTTGGTGTTTCGGATTGAGAGGCATGGCGCTGACATGACAGGATACAAGTTGGTGGTCTGTGCCAACAAGGGCCCGTGC includes:
- the LOC125526778 gene encoding alpha-amylase/subtilisin inhibitor-like, whose protein sequence is MPKIMWTAMKLTVFFSLLPLLTISLPCIASNTIQLVYDTEGEPLNSYNAYYVLPAKHIDDKLFLTTKRIHHHGCLYHVVLESNMTIRTNMEFTPLPPPPPPPRDVNIVPIHLSSDVWIETNDLSSLCAKMLPWHLTDQTPNSSLGSTQYVAAGNKEGTWSPLVFRIERHGADMTGYKLVVCANKGPCKDLGLRTYNGNMWLTVSNEPFMVVFMKAT